In Elusimicrobium sp., one genomic interval encodes:
- a CDS encoding 4Fe-4S dicluster domain-containing protein, with translation MENENFVTIEGKRVAIEGEKNLLELVRKANFNIVTFCYHPELAAYGACRLCLVEVEGMGIVASCTVAPKPGMKVRVNSDEIRKLRRINLELLLSSGNHDCTLCSKSNNCKLQKLAKDMDVTEIRFKSKKLDSHKDETSPALVRDHSKCILCGNCVRICNEVQGIGAIDFAFRGFRSKIATAFNKELGQSHECVSCGQCARVCPTGALMPNSSEIEEVFKAINDPKKKVAVHIAPAVRVGLGEMFGLPQGKNVDGKIATALRMLGFDYVYDTAFTADLTILEEATEFLERFKKGTNLPQFTSCCPAWVNYVEKFAPEFIPNLSTARSPMQMMGPILKADFEEKGGKREDLVVVAVMPCSAKKSEAKRGEFYVNGNPDTDYVVTTVGLARMIKEAGIDFANLENEWFDMPFGYKTGAGVIFGASGGVMEAALRYALAELDPAGARSVKFTSLRESKVFKEKTLTIGDIQIRTAVVSGLKNARKLLDDIKAGKNHYDFIEVMSCQGGCVAGAGQPQFDGWAPRKVRAEGLYQEDTELAYKSQDNSGVQALYGKILDKIGGPVAHKLLHTHYRDKKDRTGK, from the coding sequence ATGGAAAACGAAAATTTTGTAACTATTGAAGGAAAAAGAGTTGCCATCGAAGGCGAAAAAAATCTGTTAGAATTAGTGCGTAAGGCTAATTTTAACATCGTAACTTTCTGCTATCACCCCGAACTGGCAGCCTATGGGGCTTGCCGTTTGTGCTTGGTGGAAGTGGAAGGTATGGGGATTGTGGCTTCCTGTACAGTTGCCCCTAAACCCGGTATGAAAGTGCGCGTAAACAGCGACGAAATCCGCAAATTACGCCGCATCAACCTGGAACTTTTGCTCTCCTCCGGCAATCACGACTGCACCCTCTGCAGTAAATCTAACAACTGCAAATTGCAGAAGTTGGCCAAAGATATGGATGTAACGGAAATTCGCTTTAAGTCCAAAAAATTGGATAGCCATAAAGACGAAACCTCCCCGGCCTTGGTGCGCGACCACAGCAAATGTATTTTGTGCGGTAACTGCGTGCGTATTTGTAACGAAGTGCAAGGCATCGGCGCGATTGATTTTGCCTTCCGCGGTTTCCGCTCCAAAATTGCCACCGCTTTTAACAAAGAACTCGGCCAAAGCCATGAATGTGTATCCTGCGGACAATGCGCCCGCGTATGCCCGACCGGTGCGTTGATGCCCAATTCTTCGGAAATCGAAGAAGTTTTCAAAGCCATTAACGACCCGAAGAAAAAAGTGGCCGTGCATATTGCTCCTGCCGTGCGTGTGGGCTTGGGTGAAATGTTCGGTTTGCCCCAGGGCAAAAATGTGGACGGTAAAATCGCTACCGCGTTACGCATGTTAGGATTTGACTATGTGTACGACACCGCCTTCACCGCAGACTTGACCATTTTGGAAGAAGCCACTGAATTTTTGGAACGCTTCAAAAAAGGAACCAACTTGCCGCAATTTACCAGTTGCTGCCCTGCGTGGGTCAACTATGTGGAAAAATTCGCTCCGGAGTTTATCCCCAACCTTTCCACGGCACGCTCCCCGATGCAAATGATGGGCCCCATCTTGAAAGCCGACTTTGAAGAAAAAGGCGGCAAACGCGAAGATTTGGTGGTGGTAGCCGTCATGCCGTGTTCCGCTAAAAAATCGGAAGCCAAACGCGGTGAATTTTATGTAAACGGTAACCCGGATACGGACTATGTAGTGACCACGGTTGGTCTGGCCCGCATGATTAAAGAAGCCGGTATCGACTTTGCCAACTTGGAAAACGAATGGTTTGATATGCCGTTTGGCTATAAAACGGGTGCCGGGGTTATCTTCGGTGCTTCCGGCGGTGTAATGGAAGCCGCCCTTCGCTATGCGCTTGCCGAATTGGATCCGGCCGGGGCTCGTAGCGTGAAATTTACCAGCTTGCGCGAAAGCAAAGTATTTAAGGAAAAAACGCTTACCATCGGCGATATCCAAATTCGTACGGCGGTCGTCAGCGGCCTTAAAAATGCGCGCAAACTCTTGGACGATATCAAAGCCGGCAAGAACCACTACGATTTCATCGAAGTGATGTCCTGCCAAGGCGGTTGTGTGGCCGGGGCCGGTCAGCCTCAGTTTGACGGTTGGGCTCCCCGCAAAGTACGCGCGGAAGGTCTGTATCAGGAAGATACGGAACTGGCCTACAAATCGCAAGATAACAGCGGTGTACAAGCGCTCTACGGGAAGATTTTAGATAAAATCGGCGGCCCGGTGGCGCACAAACTGTTACATACGCATTATCGCGATAAAAAAGACCGCACCGGCAAATAA